GAAGGACTGGCAGAGGGACACAGCGGAGGCGGTGAGTCATCAGTGAAGCATTCAAGGGTATGGGGGGCGGGGGTTCATTGGCTGGAGTCCAAGTGTTGGTAGAGTCGGTACAAAAACCAATGTCCTCCAGAGCGGAATcattgtggtttgttttgaatAGTTATTTTGTCTCCTTCCACCtcctcaggccccgccccctccctggAAGCCACTTCCTCCATGACCCCTACCCCTCCGGGccctgcctcctccaccctgctgtaCTCTGACCAGAcgcccctcccctctccccctgtcctccacctgcccTATGAAGCTCCACCCCAGACGACTTACCTGCCCACAGCGATGCCACCTTCTCATCCTCATCCTGCCCACCCTCACTCCACCCACCTGCCTCATCACTCCTCCTACCACCCCTGCCTTCCCTCTCCTGTCCACTGGGGGGCGTTTCAGCctggaggccccgcccctcGAGTATATTGCCCCGCCCCTAACCCTTCCCATGTGGTCAGTTACATTTCTGCCCCACCTCCTCACCATGCCACACACTACCTGCCCCCGGGCATGTGACGGTGCTGGTGGGACAGAATTTagaaaaaagatttaaataaGAAAGCACTAAGTTCAGTTTTTGTGTTCCAACATGGAAAGTTAGCTTGAACACGAGCACATCTTGACCATtagcgtgtgtgttttgtcttgaaAACATTTGTTCATAGAAGTGAAACACCTTTGATTTTGTTCACCAGTAAAGATCAAGACACCATAGGAAAGCTGCTAGCCTGCAAGGTTAGTGTGGCaaatgtatatataaaaaaaaaaaatttactttcaaataaagttttttttcaccagcaTACAAGATAATTTTTTCCTTGAAATTTAATGGTCGAAAAAATAAGTGCTTTAATTTATTGGGGAAAACGTCTTTCATGAGTCCATCCAGTGTCCATGTGCACACTGTGAAGTGGAAGTGGTCCctgttgtcatggtaacagaTTGACGGGTATGTCCATGCTCCAGATATCGCGCCCTCCTCGTGCGCTCAGGGGTCTCCTCAGCCAACGGGGGTTTGACAGCTGGGTCACGTGTTTCTCCAGCAGACCAATCAGAACGGCCGAGCGCTCCAGCTGCTCaagctcctcttcatccaggGAGGCGGGGCATTGCCAGGTCCGTCCCACATCCACCAgtcctggggaaaaaaaaaacaaaaaaaaaaacacacatgatgccttcagggacaTTTAGTGGGCTCAGGACACCCAGGACATCGCCGACCTGCCACCACACCACGTCCGAACCGCTCCCCAGACTCCAGAAGTGCTCCGATCTCTTCAGCACTCATCCCCATCCGGCTGCTCAGCACCGCCCTCCAGTCGTCCCCCTCCCAGTCCCGCCAGGCGATGTGAACGgccagggtctggttctccagcGGGGCCAGCAGCGGTCTCCAGCGGGTCTCCAGAGTCTTCACCCCATCCAGAACTAGACCCGCATATGGCTGGCGGAAGGACAGGCACCACATCGGTGCGGTCATGTCAGCAAACGAAGGGCACCCTGAAAATCAAGTGTAGAAATGAAATGCAGCTTACAGTGAGTAAAATCATTAACTACATTGATTTTGATGCTTTTGTCAAAAGTGAGATTCTTTGTATTGCACAATACATTTTAAGTGAACTTTATTCAAGTTTAACCAgaactttaatttatttatatataagtTCACCCCTTAAGCTTTAAGGAACAGAAAGTCCAGTGCCTTTCCATTCACGGACAGGAAAGTAGTGAAAGGTGatctcatttttcattttttgaagaCACATTTTAAGGTGGCCCTCCTCGTCTACGGCAGTTGTCAAATGAAACGCAGTGAAAAAAATATGTACATGAGATGCACCATAAAGTCAAATCCATAAACCAACTGCATCCAAGAGGAGggcaaataaaccaaaacaaccaaacaaatgaATTAAGATATACAGACCCCCCTGCTCCGACTGCACTCCTGTCTTCACGGTGACATTTTGGAAACGAGGGGAAAGGACGTCGAGTCTGGGATTAGGCACAGGAGGAATAAAGATCAAACTTCTGTTCCATAAAATAGAGGGACACCGCAGAACGCTCGCGGACTACATCCTCTCGCAACTCAAATACACCGGAAGTAATTTCCCGGAAGTTTGTTTCCGGGTTGAATTGTTCCGCCTCCATGCAGTGCCTACTCGGCGGCCATCTTGCAGAGGGGACGTCCGCTCTCACAGCACAGTAAATGACTTTCACCATAAAAGTGATCATAAATCGATTAGTTTTTAACttctaagttttttttctttttttaacaaacgGTAGACACGGAGGACAcagacataaataaaacaaaatgaactcaaactgttcaggctgatggaggcttttATTGAGATATTGGTTTAAGGGTTTATATTGTATTAGATTACTGATATGATTCATtgtatgatgatgatgatcattaTTATATTGCCATTGTATCTATTATTGCCATATAATTAATATTGctattataattttattgtatcaACAGTATTATGAatattaaaggtctaatacaacATTTcaatttccgggtggatcacctaaataactggtgggtctgtttgtcaatcattctgacgagctgctttcgtaaggcggttctacgtgcttgcgcccaatcagcttctcctttttgcgcatgcgcattcagagtgtttatgtagccggtgagcttctgagctagtacttacggatggcgagtctgacataatgaaactgtaactgtttcggaaaaaaaagctttatttatgagcgaggcggatcgcagaaactgtaaacagagccgtgcacgccggagaagaggagatcgcgctcgtacacttccgcgtttcctgggagaagcaggagagccgggcggatggtctggcgcatgcgcgttgttcaaaaagtgagtaacagacgtggggcttcgtcttttcgagaaaatcgtgtattagacctttaagctATTGTCTTAAGTATCATTATTAtaatcagttttttattttataatcaATTTGTCATATATACAGGATATTATAGTATATTATAAATATCATTTTGATCAATATTGATTTTCAACATAATAAATACCAGAAAACAGGAGAGCTTCGgatgcaacatctgtctcatcaAATCCATCTATATATCTACAGTCCCTAATGTTATTTGACTTTGGCAACCTTCTTTCCAGCATGTCCTGCATAATAATAAACTATTGCAATGTTATATGGTGCAACACGTATCCTACCTATCTGCAGAAGTTACAAGTTATACAAAAGAAGGTCATTCGTGTTATATCATGGGCAGAGTTCAATGGTCACTCTGATCCTCTCTTCTATAGGTATAAGCTTCTGAAACTCAGAGATTAACACTCGTCACAACGCTGCGATCGTGTATACTGTGGTATATAACCTAAACCTTAGACTTTGTCGACTCATTCCTCTGACCCCTCTCAGTCATGACCATCACACGAGGAGAAAACGGCTTATAAGAGGGAAAAGGCGAAAGCTGAAGTGTACCAGCTTCAGTGTTACATGTAAAGGTCCTGAAATCTGGAATGAGCTCGATAAATCCATCCAAGAATCCACAAGTctacatgtatttaaaaagaaactaaaaacagAATTACTGTTAATGTTCATGATGCGTTACAAAACATGATCAGTTGGACAAAAGCAATTCATGTGTTTAATGTATTTTAGCCAAAATAAGGTCTCAAGTTAGTTATTTCACCAGTAAGCAGCTGCTTAATACGTGGAGTAATGTGAAGTGAGCTTTGTTTTATGGAAAGAACCGGACAGAACAGGAGACAGAGTGGAAGGATTCAATCTCTGTCTGGGTGTATTTCACAATTTAACAACCAGCTCTCTCCATGTTATTCTTTATATTTAGCCTTTACCAGTGAAAAGTGAATCAACCATCTGGTTTAATTAGAACATTCATAAGGGGGACAACAATCCAGCATCTTTTCCAGTTATATTATGTTGGATTATGTTTTTAAACTTCCAAGCATCCTGTGTCATAGCGACTCGTGAcgtttttaacaaatcaaattGTTTGGATATCTGTGGAAAATTCAGTGACTAATTCTACCTTAAGGTGAAGGAGAAGCCCTGATTTGCACTCCTGCATCGCCGTCCACTTTCCAAGATGGTGGTACCTAACTATTTGCAACAGCCGTGCGTGTGCCATAGCAACATTTCTGACGTCTACATGGAGATCAAGGACCTGAGCCTTTTCCCAATGTTGCGTTCAGCCTGTTACCGTATCGATGCAGCCTCAGGGTTTTTCAAAAATTTTCTTTGTATACACAGAAACAGCGTTTTCAATAAGTCTTGTGAACAGacaaccaaaacacaatgaaagtttttccattttcacttggaaatgtcTTGCAAACTTTTGCTCAGGTGCAATGTCAAATATTAAACAATATATACATCTGAGCACTGATTAACCTGTATGGTTTATTCTAACATACcgcttttttttgtcattgggATAAATGGTGATCAGTAGCACCTGAAGAGCATTCATTCCCAAAGCGTGAAGTAGTGCATTTTTAAATCGACTAAGTCACTAAACTTGACTATATTTTTATTGCTTTCTGTAATTTGTGGCTGTGAAaccattttgaattttttttttttactcgtgACAGAAGTGTTTCTTTCTTCAACCAGCCATGTGTCTGTCTTAAAATCCATTCTGTAATAACGTGAAATTCtgcaaacaatgtttttatgtaagcGTCATCCATGCATTTCTGGTAACCTGTGCCAAAAGAAAATACTCCAGTATGATGATTTTGAACTGTGTTTCTATTGCTATACTGGATGTTTGGATGGAACTTGTGCATGAACAAGTGAAACTACTTTCCAAATTCAATATTCTGCTTTTTGATGTCAGTTGATGTCAGCAAATCTTTTCAAAGTGATAAATCTGTGATTTTAAATTCCaataaacatgcaaactactaaacagagaaaaaaaccctcacaagATGCCATTTTTCCTCCAATACAGTTATTGCAACTgcaaaaaacagaagaacattAGGATCGATGAAAACATGGAATCATGGAACAATTTAATCAATCAACTAGCAATCAATCAAGGAACGATTAACCAATCAATCAACGAGCAATGCAATCAATCAGggaacaatcaatcaatcaaggatcaatcaatcaatcaatcaatcaaggAGTAACGGAAATGATTGCAACGATGAGTGACTTCCAACGCCTCAGGCTACaccctcctcgccctcctcctcgaACTCTCCCTCGTCGGCGGTGGCGTCCTGGTACTGCTGGTACTCGGACGCCAGGTCGTTCATGTTGCTCTCGGCCTCGATGAACTCCATCTCATCCATCCCCTCGCCGGTGTACCAGTGCAGGAAGGCCTTGCGACGGAACATGGCGGTGAACTGCTCTGAGATGCGCTTGAAGAGCTCCTGGAGGGCCGTGTTGTTTCCGATGAAGGTGGCGGACATCTTGAGGCAGCGCGGCGGGATGTCGCACACGGCCGTCTTCACGTTGTTGGGGATCCACTCCACGAAGTAGCTGCTGTTCTTGTTCTGCACGTTCAGCATCTGCTCGTCAACCTCCTTCATGGACATCCGCCCGCGGAACACGGCCGCCACAGTCAGGTAGCGGCCGTGGGGGCAGGGGTCGCAGGCTGCCA
The nucleotide sequence above comes from Salarias fasciatus chromosome 6, fSalaFa1.1, whole genome shotgun sequence. Encoded proteins:
- the LOC115390637 gene encoding uncharacterized protein CXorf40 homolog, producing the protein MTAPMWCLSFRQPYAGLVLDGVKTLETRWRPLLAPLENQTLAVHIAWRDWEGDDWRAVLSSRMGMSAEEIGALLESGERFGRGVVAGLVDVGRTWQCPASLDEEELEQLERSAVLIGLLEKHVTQLSNPRWLRRPLSARGGRDIWSMDIPVNLLP
- the LOC115390635 gene encoding tubulin beta chain-like — its product is MSGVTTCLRFPGQLNGNLHKLAVNMVTFPSLHFFMPGFAPLTSHGSQQYRACSVLELTQQIFDVKNMMAACDPCPHGRYLTVAAVFRGRMSMKEVDEQMLNVQNKNSSYFVEWIPNNVKTAVCDIPPRCLKMSATFIGNNTALQELFKRISEQFTAMFRRKAFLHWYTGEGMDEMEFIEAESNMNDLASEYQQYQDATADEGEFEEEGEEGVA